In a single window of the Acyrthosiphon pisum isolate AL4f chromosome X, pea_aphid_22Mar2018_4r6ur, whole genome shotgun sequence genome:
- the LOC107883608 gene encoding uncharacterized protein LOC107883608 isoform X1: MCVKMFAALALLPANLIEEGYQCIRQHARNNNLQLTPFFNYFNSFWLRIVGPETFSVHGIARRTNNNVENFHGRLKEKFQTSHPNLWTFLKHLNELSLKNHITIAQLSQGQKVSRPVKIKYIANSERIKIATAQLNLGTINVSDFLIQCSYTAETYIREELNWYTLVEPNLIVDNDDLTQSDGDDSVSVAEDIPHPVVNFDDLTQSDGDDRVSVAEDIPHPVVNFAHPTQYDGDDSVSGTEDNNQVAVDSDGSGDLFITRHVQAVIRNEDDFILEEELDPDMVNMMEIDNRRREVELQNIPFVQVPINLPLPPNSNICVVCKDLERTHALIPCGHKALCGNCAELLHPKRCPLCKANFSSTLRIWS, from the exons ATGTGTGTAAAAATGTTTGCCGCATTGGCACTTCTTCCAGCAAATCTAATTGAAGAAGGCTATCAATGTATACGGCAACATGCaaggaataataatttacaactaaCTCCATTCTTCAATTACTTTAACAG CTTTTGGTTACGGATAGTAGGCCCAGAAACATTTTCTGTTCATGGAATCGCTAGGAGAACAAATAACAATGTTGAAAATTTCCATGgacgtttaaaagaaaaatttcagaCTTCCCATCCAAacctatggacatttttaa AACATTTGAATGAACTAAGTTTAAAAAACCACATTACCATTGCACAATTAAGTCAAGGTCAAAAAGTATCCAGaccagttaaaataaaatacattgccAATTCAGAACGCATAAAAATTGCAACTGCACAATTAAATCTAGGAACAATTAATGTGTctgattttttaattcaatgttcCTATACCGCAGAGACTTATATTCGAGAAGAATTAAACTGGTACACTCTTGTCGAACCTAACCTTATAGTTGATAatg ATGATCTCACACAATCGGATGGAGATGATAGTGTATCGGTCGCTGAAGATATTCCTCACCCCGTTGTAAATTTTG ATGATCTCACACAATCGGATGGAGATGATAGAGTATCGGTCGCTGAAGATATTCCTCACCCCGTTGTAAATTTTG cTCATCCCACACAATATGATGGAGATGATAGTGTATCAGGCACTGAAGACAATAATCAAGTAGCTGTGGATTCTGATGGTAGTGgagatttatttattaccagACATGTGCAAGCTGTGATAA ggAATGAAGATGATTTTATACTTGAGGAAGAATTAGATCCGGATATGGTCAACATGATGGAAATAGATAATCGGAGACGAGAAGTAGAGTTACAAAATATTCCTTTTGTGCAAGTACCTATAAATCTTCCTTTGCCACCAAACAGCAATATATGTGTAGTGTGCAAAGATTTAGAAAGAACACATGCCTTGATCCCATGTGGCCATAAAGCATTATGTGGTAATTGTGCCGAATTGTTGCACCCAAAGCGTTGTCCATTGTGCAAAGCGAATTTCAGTTCAACTCTACGTATTTGGTCATAA
- the LOC107883608 gene encoding uncharacterized protein LOC107883608 isoform X3, with product MCVKMFAALALLPANLIEEGYQCIRQHARNNNLQLTPFFNYFNSFWLRIVGPETFSVHGIARRTNNNVENFHGRLKEKFQTSHPNLWTFLKHLNELSLKNHITIAQLSQGQKVSRPVKIKYIANSERIKIATAQLNLGTINVSDFLIQCSYTAETYIREELNWYTLVEPNLIVDNDDLTQSDGDDSVSVAEDIPHPVVNFAHPTQYDGDDSVSGTEDNNQVAVDSDGSGDLFITRHVQAVIRNEDDFILEEELDPDMVNMMEIDNRRREVELQNIPFVQVPINLPLPPNSNICVVCKDLERTHALIPCGHKALCGNCAELLHPKRCPLCKANFSSTLRIWS from the exons ATGTGTGTAAAAATGTTTGCCGCATTGGCACTTCTTCCAGCAAATCTAATTGAAGAAGGCTATCAATGTATACGGCAACATGCaaggaataataatttacaactaaCTCCATTCTTCAATTACTTTAACAG CTTTTGGTTACGGATAGTAGGCCCAGAAACATTTTCTGTTCATGGAATCGCTAGGAGAACAAATAACAATGTTGAAAATTTCCATGgacgtttaaaagaaaaatttcagaCTTCCCATCCAAacctatggacatttttaa AACATTTGAATGAACTAAGTTTAAAAAACCACATTACCATTGCACAATTAAGTCAAGGTCAAAAAGTATCCAGaccagttaaaataaaatacattgccAATTCAGAACGCATAAAAATTGCAACTGCACAATTAAATCTAGGAACAATTAATGTGTctgattttttaattcaatgttcCTATACCGCAGAGACTTATATTCGAGAAGAATTAAACTGGTACACTCTTGTCGAACCTAACCTTATAGTTGATAatg ATGATCTCACACAATCGGATGGAGATGATAGTGTATCGGTCGCTGAAGATATTCCTCACCCCGTTGTAAATTTTG cTCATCCCACACAATATGATGGAGATGATAGTGTATCAGGCACTGAAGACAATAATCAAGTAGCTGTGGATTCTGATGGTAGTGgagatttatttattaccagACATGTGCAAGCTGTGATAA ggAATGAAGATGATTTTATACTTGAGGAAGAATTAGATCCGGATATGGTCAACATGATGGAAATAGATAATCGGAGACGAGAAGTAGAGTTACAAAATATTCCTTTTGTGCAAGTACCTATAAATCTTCCTTTGCCACCAAACAGCAATATATGTGTAGTGTGCAAAGATTTAGAAAGAACACATGCCTTGATCCCATGTGGCCATAAAGCATTATGTGGTAATTGTGCCGAATTGTTGCACCCAAAGCGTTGTCCATTGTGCAAAGCGAATTTCAGTTCAACTCTACGTATTTGGTCATAA
- the LOC107883608 gene encoding uncharacterized protein LOC107883608 isoform X2, with amino-acid sequence MCVKMFAALALLPANLIEEGYQCIRQHARNNNLQLTPFFNYFNSFWLRIVGPETFSVHGIARRTNNNVENFHGRLKEKFQTSHPNLWTFLKHLNELSLKNHITIAQLSQGQKVSRPVKIKYIANSERIKIATAQLNLGTINVSDFLIQCSYTAETYIREELNWYTLVEPNLIVDNDDLTQSDGDDSVSVAEDIPHPVVNFDDLTQSDGDDRVSVAEDIPHPVVNFAHPTQYDGDDSVSGTEDNNQVAVDSDGNEDDFILEEELDPDMVNMMEIDNRRREVELQNIPFVQVPINLPLPPNSNICVVCKDLERTHALIPCGHKALCGNCAELLHPKRCPLCKANFSSTLRIWS; translated from the exons ATGTGTGTAAAAATGTTTGCCGCATTGGCACTTCTTCCAGCAAATCTAATTGAAGAAGGCTATCAATGTATACGGCAACATGCaaggaataataatttacaactaaCTCCATTCTTCAATTACTTTAACAG CTTTTGGTTACGGATAGTAGGCCCAGAAACATTTTCTGTTCATGGAATCGCTAGGAGAACAAATAACAATGTTGAAAATTTCCATGgacgtttaaaagaaaaatttcagaCTTCCCATCCAAacctatggacatttttaa AACATTTGAATGAACTAAGTTTAAAAAACCACATTACCATTGCACAATTAAGTCAAGGTCAAAAAGTATCCAGaccagttaaaataaaatacattgccAATTCAGAACGCATAAAAATTGCAACTGCACAATTAAATCTAGGAACAATTAATGTGTctgattttttaattcaatgttcCTATACCGCAGAGACTTATATTCGAGAAGAATTAAACTGGTACACTCTTGTCGAACCTAACCTTATAGTTGATAatg ATGATCTCACACAATCGGATGGAGATGATAGTGTATCGGTCGCTGAAGATATTCCTCACCCCGTTGTAAATTTTG ATGATCTCACACAATCGGATGGAGATGATAGAGTATCGGTCGCTGAAGATATTCCTCACCCCGTTGTAAATTTTG cTCATCCCACACAATATGATGGAGATGATAGTGTATCAGGCACTGAAGACAATAATCAAGTAGCTGTGGATTCTGATG ggAATGAAGATGATTTTATACTTGAGGAAGAATTAGATCCGGATATGGTCAACATGATGGAAATAGATAATCGGAGACGAGAAGTAGAGTTACAAAATATTCCTTTTGTGCAAGTACCTATAAATCTTCCTTTGCCACCAAACAGCAATATATGTGTAGTGTGCAAAGATTTAGAAAGAACACATGCCTTGATCCCATGTGGCCATAAAGCATTATGTGGTAATTGTGCCGAATTGTTGCACCCAAAGCGTTGTCCATTGTGCAAAGCGAATTTCAGTTCAACTCTACGTATTTGGTCATAA
- the LOC107883608 gene encoding uncharacterized protein LOC107883608 isoform X4, protein MCVKMFAALALLPANLIEEGYQCIRQHARNNNLQLTPFFNYFNSFWLRIVGPETFSVHGIARRTNNNVENFHGRLKEKFQTSHPNLWTFLKHLNELSLKNHITIAQLSQGQKVSRPVKIKYIANSERIKIATAQLNLGTINVSDFLIQCSYTAETYIREELNWYTLVEPNLIVDNDDLTQSDGDDSVSVAEDIPHPVVNFAHPTQYDGDDSVSGTEDNNQVAVDSDGNEDDFILEEELDPDMVNMMEIDNRRREVELQNIPFVQVPINLPLPPNSNICVVCKDLERTHALIPCGHKALCGNCAELLHPKRCPLCKANFSSTLRIWS, encoded by the exons ATGTGTGTAAAAATGTTTGCCGCATTGGCACTTCTTCCAGCAAATCTAATTGAAGAAGGCTATCAATGTATACGGCAACATGCaaggaataataatttacaactaaCTCCATTCTTCAATTACTTTAACAG CTTTTGGTTACGGATAGTAGGCCCAGAAACATTTTCTGTTCATGGAATCGCTAGGAGAACAAATAACAATGTTGAAAATTTCCATGgacgtttaaaagaaaaatttcagaCTTCCCATCCAAacctatggacatttttaa AACATTTGAATGAACTAAGTTTAAAAAACCACATTACCATTGCACAATTAAGTCAAGGTCAAAAAGTATCCAGaccagttaaaataaaatacattgccAATTCAGAACGCATAAAAATTGCAACTGCACAATTAAATCTAGGAACAATTAATGTGTctgattttttaattcaatgttcCTATACCGCAGAGACTTATATTCGAGAAGAATTAAACTGGTACACTCTTGTCGAACCTAACCTTATAGTTGATAatg ATGATCTCACACAATCGGATGGAGATGATAGTGTATCGGTCGCTGAAGATATTCCTCACCCCGTTGTAAATTTTG cTCATCCCACACAATATGATGGAGATGATAGTGTATCAGGCACTGAAGACAATAATCAAGTAGCTGTGGATTCTGATG ggAATGAAGATGATTTTATACTTGAGGAAGAATTAGATCCGGATATGGTCAACATGATGGAAATAGATAATCGGAGACGAGAAGTAGAGTTACAAAATATTCCTTTTGTGCAAGTACCTATAAATCTTCCTTTGCCACCAAACAGCAATATATGTGTAGTGTGCAAAGATTTAGAAAGAACACATGCCTTGATCCCATGTGGCCATAAAGCATTATGTGGTAATTGTGCCGAATTGTTGCACCCAAAGCGTTGTCCATTGTGCAAAGCGAATTTCAGTTCAACTCTACGTATTTGGTCATAA
- the LOC100569727 gene encoding inhibitor of growth protein 3-like: MTMFYLEDFLEKLELLPQEIKKRTSEIGKLDSQVEKSMKCIKKNVDTLFSKADTMNPDDLKDDFKSLMKEGDKALKKSDTKLQLANDMQKLLSKYINRLDLELQGFKTELEADKSGITEIIEKRILDSDQSNTSSHKENDYESNRYLFGETEEVLNNVSSINQKSIEVASDASSSEELVSYLQPDTNPVNSQMAPFPLSFTMGASCSAISAVVCKAIVSSQKLSRERRSASLNASFDAINYDQIIDKSEFLSKAFSNSKEISEFISSSNQTKKHKKLRKGIVRKENIN, translated from the exons ATGACCATGTTTTATTTGGAGGATTTTCTGGAAA AACTTGAACTTTTACCGCAAGAGATCAAAAAACGGACATCAGAAATAGGAAAATTGGACTCGCAAGTAGAAa AGTcaatgaaatgtataaaaaaaaacgtagatactttattttcaaaagctGACACTATGAATCCAGATGATTTGAAAGATGATTTTAAGTCACTAATGAAAGAAGGTGACAAAGCTCTTAAGAAATCTG atacAAAACTTCAATTAGCCAACGACATGCAAAAACTCTTGTCAAAATACATAAATCGATTGGATCTTGAGTTACAAGGATTTAAAACTGAATTGGAAGCTGACAAAAGTGGAATCAccgaaattattgaaaaaa gAATTTTAGATTCAGATCAAAGCAATACATCCAGTCATAAAGAAAATGATTACGAATCAAACAGATATCTCTTTGGAG AAACAGAAGAAGTCTTAAATAATGTTAGCAGTATCAATCAAAAATCTATTGAGGTAGCTTCAGATGCATCTAGCAGTGAAGAATTAGTATCATATTTGCAACCTGATACAAATCCTGTTAATTCTCAAATGGCTCCATTTCCGTTATCCTTCACTATGGGGGCTAGTTGCTCAGCAATTTCAGCAGTTGTGTGTAAAGCTATTGTTTCTTCTCAaaag CTATCTCGTGAACGGAGGTCTGCTAGTTTAAACGCATCTTTTGATGCAATTAATTATGACCAAATTATAGACAAATCGGAGTTTTTATCAAAAGCATTTTCCAATAGTAAAGAAATTTCAGAATTTATTTCTAGCAGTAACCAAACAAAGaaacataaaaa acTTAGAAAAGGAATTGTtcgtaaagaaaatattaactgA